The Magallana gigas chromosome 6, xbMagGiga1.1, whole genome shotgun sequence genome includes the window GAATCCTCTTATCTCTCCTTCATACTCTTTATTTTCTCCATTCTCCAGTGTCCATGTGTGTATGATGGCTTTGCCCACTAAATCACTTGCTTTGTATTTCGGTGTATTTCTCCTTAACATTATTAGTTTTGTAAGATTTTGTTGTAATTTGCTTATGTCATATATTTTGCCTTTTGATGAGAATTGTAAAagttctttataatttttgtcgATCTCAAACACttttttgtatatgtttatttgtttttttaggcTTTCCATTTTCCCCTTTTTGGTTCTCAATTTTTCCACCTCCTCCTTGATCTTTTCTTCACTCTCCCACAATCCTACTGTTCTCATGTCCTCTATTGCCTTGTCTATTTGATTAACTTTTCTCTCCTTCTTTCTCTTTGCTTCATTCTCTTTTTGTTCTAAAATCTTcgtttgtttaataaaaagttCCTCTTGTCTCTCTCTGTCCTGTTTCATAAAAACTCTATTTTGTGATCTTGCACTATCTATAATTTCCTGCTGCTCTTTCGGATCTTTATCTTTAAGCCAATTTTCTGTTCTGTTGTTGGAATATAAAATGCAGCTTTCTATGCTGTTGACAGTTGAGGTAGAAGCTGCTTTAAGTTTAAAATCCAATTGACCCATAAGTCTTTCTAAACATATATTATTAGTTGAACATGAGTTACATTCAGGTAAATCACCTTGATGAACATTAAAATACTTCCctccttttaaaaattcatgaaacaattttgaaactTTGCTTTTTAAAACAGAACATAAACGTTTTATAAAAACACAAGTAAGATCATTGTTAAGCGaagttttaagtaaaaaatcaaAGACACCATCATAAAAACAAGGACCATAAAAAAGTGAAACTTCGTTATTCAATGCTAAAATAGGGTTTTCTACCAATAAATCTAAAACATATAAAAGTCTCTGGAATACACTGCCcataagtaaaatgtttccAACTTCTGTAGCTTTAACAAAATATGGTTCagtaataattttacaaataataccCAGAGCTCTCAGTAgagttaaaaatgttttgttttgcaagcataaaacaataaaattctgaataaaattgtaagaacttttcaaagaataaaaatactgcaatatatgtttatgcataaaaaaagtaCCAGCagcattataaaataaaacattaaaacggTTACCTCTAATATTTACAATGGGAATATTTTCCACACCATGGTTTTTCATGTAAACCTGTAAAATATTTGGGTCACCTGTCCcatctttgtaaaataattttgacacagattttaaaagaaacaaaataaaaggcTCTCTTAAAGAATGGGTATAGCCAGGAAATTTAAAACACAACTCTTGCTCAATATTAAAAATCTCTTCAATGCATACATCAGAAAACTGTAAAAGGGGGTGAACAGAACATTTAAAAGAATGTACAGCATGATCAATGTCTCTAGCTAAAATATCATTAACTTTCTGCTCAGTCGCACACCTGTCAGTCATAAAACATGAAAcgttatttaaaatattctcacTCTCACCCTCTTTCTGCGATATATCACATAAAATTTCTCTCGTTACATCGACATAAGTCTCACCCTTTCCATCACACACCTCTCTCACACCTGCAGACAAAACTTTCTCACCAGTATTAAATTGAACtccataaaaatgttttccCTTTTTTGTAGTAGCGTCTCTATGCATTGTTATgttacaattatttttcatttcttcattaatttgatttctgGACACAACACCCATTTCACTTGTAAAAATTGCTTCTGTACTTTTGGAGGGAAGATTTTCAacattgatatcaaataaatctaaaacacATTGAATTATTGGTCCAATATGAACCAAACCTATGTTTCTGCTTCTAAAATTGTAGTATAagtttcttaatttaaaattatatggcTTCCCTTTCCCACTCTCcctaaaatcaacatttttttttacatgtacaaaatcatcatcaacattttcattttctttctgagacagcaaataatcaatttcagtTTTTAACTGAGCAATCACATTTTTTATGCTATTACACTGTAcacttttgtcatttttttgaacattttcttttttcttcatttt containing:
- the LOC136276053 gene encoding putative autophagy-related protein 11, whose translation is MVKIQITLTVLHIIMVLTYLNVSEIYLKHKDRANFMKCLHHEVCDRLKIEYSKVNRVSLLYKVKRIQKEIEKLKKYTNKEKLNKYVNNIFELPNMKKTSSDGSGCEQKQSNSSMEREENFKEDTCNTRLQEIISEQSIVITHLRRENAGLKDRIRSFNVKNTNRKIKKQTEKIKKLENVIKKMKKKENVQKNDKSVQCNSIKNVIAQLKTEIDYLLSQKENENVDDDFVHVKKNVDFRESGKGKPYNFKLRNLYYNFRSRNIGLVHIGPIIQCVLDLFDINVENLPSKSTEAIFTSEMGVVSRNQINEEMKNNCNITMHRDATTKKGKHFYGVQFNTGEKVLSAGVREVCDGKGETYVDVTREILCDISQKEGESENILNNVSCFMTDRCATEQKVNDILARDIDHAVHSFKCSVHPLLQFSDVCIEEIFNIEQELCFKFPGYTHSLREPFILFLLKSVSKLFYKDGTGDPNILQVYMKNHGVENIPIVNIRGNRFNVLFYNAAGTFFMHKHILQYFYSLKSSYNFIQNFIVLCLQNKTFLTLLRALGIICKIITEPYFVKATEVGNILLMGSVFQRLLYVLDLLVENPILALNNEVSLFYGPCFYDGVFDFLLKTSLNNDLTCVFIKRLCSVLKSKVSKLFHEFLKGGKYFNVHQGDLPECNSCSTNNICLERLMGQLDFKLKAASTSTVNSIESCILYSNNRTENWLKDKDPKEQQEIIDSARSQNRVFMKQDRERQEELFIKQTKILEQKENEAKRKKERKVNQIDKAIEDMRTVGLWESEEKIKEEVEKLRTKKGKMESLKKQINIYKKVFEIDKNYKELLQFSSKGKIYDISKLQQNLTKLIMLRRNTPKYKASDLVGKAIIHTWTLENGENKEYEGEIRGFEDGVFKVIEYQIFKYVKYFILTMRSLHCFTYIINALNLYAWHLITL